A region from the Benincasa hispida cultivar B227 chromosome 8, ASM972705v1, whole genome shotgun sequence genome encodes:
- the LOC120084051 gene encoding secreted RxLR effector protein 161-like, which translates to MKDLGVAEKILAKPIDTPSVANARLPSVFSPQSEVEKEYMSRVPYASAVGSLMYAVVCTRLDLAHVVSVVSRFMGQPMKEHWQVVKRIFVTLKCSMTDYSDSDYAGDVDNRRSMTSYVFTLDGPVVSWKATLQPTVTLSTTETEYMVLIDIAKEGR; encoded by the exons atgaaggatttgggtgtTGCTGAGAAAATTTTGG ctaagcctatagatactccCAGTGTTGCAAATGCTCGTTTGCCATCTGTGTTTTCACCACAATCTGAAGTTGAGAAGGAGTACATGTCTCGAGTTCCTTATGCTAGTGcagtgggaagtttgatgtatgctgtGGTCTGTACTAGGCTTGATCTTGCCCATGTTGTTAGTGTTGTCAGCAGGTTCATGGGTCAACCTATGAAGGAGCATTGGCAAGTTGTTAAGAGGATTTTTGTTACCTTAAAG TGTTCGATGACCGATTATTCTGATTCTGACTATGCTGGAGATGTTGACAATAGGAGATCTATGACTAGCTATGTGTTCACTCTAGATGGTCCTGTTGTTAGTTGGAAGGCAACCTTACAGCctacagttactttgtctactactgaaaCAGAGTACATGGTCTTGATAGATATTGCTAAAGAAGGAAGATAG